The stretch of DNA GATCAAAGTATTATTGGTTGATGATGAAGAAGCGGGCTTGAATTTATTAAACATGTTACATTGGGTATATCAAGCTATTATAGAAGCATCAATGAGTCATCAGCATAACATAATTGATGGTGTAGAATTGTTAAGTGAATAGTTGGAATCGTATAAAACCTCCCATGATTTTTTCATGGGAGGTTTTAACTACTAAAAATGAGCATGTTTGGAATCGAGTATCCAAAACCTCAGAAGACTATTCTTGTTTGGGATGAGTGAGCATGGTTTTCTAGATTTGAAATAGAAAAGTACTAGCTCAGTATATGAATGATATTCGTTATCAATAACTAGTTTGGCTCATGTGTTTTCAATTTTCTTGCTTTAAGGAATTAAAATATGAAGATACATCAAACATTAATAAGTTATATATTATTACAGCTAAAATCGTTTAATCTTTTTTGGGTAGTTTTTCATTTTTAGGTTGTATCAGTTTTCCTTCATAACATTCTTTGCAATTTTCATTGCTAATCTACGAGGAACGAATTTTGCCCCTAATACACCCATTTTGTTGACAAATCCTGTGATTGTGACTCCTTTACCACCAAATAAGGCATTGTAGCCTTGTGTTGCAACTGCTTCAGCTGTCATTGCCTGATCGAACATTTTTGCATTTGAACTATTTGCAACCGCACCAAAATTTGTGTTTGTAGGACCAGGGCAGAGTGTTGTGACAGTTATATTATGTTCTTTTACTTCTTCTGCAATAGCTTCTGAAAATGAAAGGACATATGCTTTTGTCGCAAAATAGACTGCCATTGATGGTCCAGGTTGAAATGCTGCTGTACTAGCAACATTAAGAATTTTAGCTGAGTTGCTTTTTTTAAGTTGAGGTAGGAAATAGTGTGTTAGCTCAGTTAAAGCGGTAATATTTAAATTAATCATTTCTGTTTGTTGATGGATATCTAAGTCTTCGAAAGAACCGAGAAGTCCAAACCCTGCATTATTGATAAGAATGTCGATTTGAATTTCTTCTCGTTGAATTGATTCAAATACTTCTTTAGCTGCGTTTGGTAAGCTAAGATCCTTCTTAATAATCGTTACTTTATTATTTGGTAGAGATTGTTTAATTTCTTCCATTTTTTTTTCGTTTCTTGCTACTAAAACGAGGTCGAATTCATCTTTTGCAAATAATTTTACGAATTCATATCCTAATCCACTAGTAGCACCGGTGATTAAAGCTGTTCTTTTCATTATCTAATCCTCCAGTACAGAATTAATGTTTAAATGATTAAACGTATAATAATGTATAAATGTAATAAATGTCAATTAAGTAGGTCAATTTTAAAAAGGTTGTATTCAGAGGAAATCGTTAAAAATAGAAAACATGTTAAGCTTAATGTATGTAAAATTATGTTATGGGTCTCATTTAAGCAATTTAAAGAGAGCAAGCGTAGTTAAGCCATATATGTTTAATTATCCATTAGCAGAGAGTGAAGGGATATTTCTACTGATTGGAGTTAAGCTTTTTTGAAGCCTTACCTCATTTAAAAAAAGAAATGCCCTCACATATAATTACGGTAGTGTGAGGGCATGTTTTATCACGTGTTAATTGCCGCTAAGACTTCCACTTCAAAACTTAAAAAAGTCGACAAAGTATAAGTGAAAGAGCAAACTTAAGTGATTACCTAATTGGTTCAACTAACCTTCAATATGGGATGAAGAAAACCTCTCACTAATTGAAGTTTCACGTTATTTTGCGAAGTATGGTGAAAGGAATTCGGTTACTTCTTCAGGTGTTTTTGCATTTGCACTGTGCAGATGTGCAATCTTTTCGTTGTTTTTAAAAATTAATAAGCTAGGTATTCCCATCACACTATATTTCTCAGTTAAGTCCGGAAATTTATCTTTATCAATCTCAAAAAATGGTACTTCGCTTAATTGTTCAAATACTTCATGAATAAACATATCTAATCTTTTACAGTCTGGGCACCAATCTGCAGTGAATTTCATTACTATAGGTGTTTCACTAGCAATCATTTCGTTAAATTCGTCTACTGTTTTTATTAATTGAGTCATCTTTTGTCACCTTCCTTATCATGAGTATAATGTAGATATGATTATAAATACAGTATGATAGCTTACATTTTATATAAGTTTGAGCAATAATGTAATTATTAGAAATATTACAAGTGGAAAATGAAATTAAATGCCCTCTGATAGTCATTTCGGAGAAAATAATTGATTTGTAGGTGAATTAAGTGGCTGATAGAAAATTTGTAGCAATTTTTGATATAGATGGAACATTATTTCAAACGAATAAAGTGTTAGAAGCAAGTTTAGAAAAAACGTTTGAGCTGTTGCGTAAAGAGGGAGAGTGGAATGAAGCAACACCACTGGAAATGTATAAGGAAATTATGGGAGTTCCCCTTCCTGTTGTTTGGGAGACATTGTTAGCTGGAAAAGCACAGGCTATTCATAAAAAAGCTGATACACTATTTTTATCATTTATTATAGAAGAAATTAGAAGTGGAAATGGAGAATTGTATCCCGGTGCAGTTGAACTTCTTAAGTCATTGAAAGCAAAGAACATTCCTGTTTTTATAGCAAGTAATGGTTTAGAGGCATACTTAAAAGAAATTGTCGATTATTTTCAATTGGAGAAATATTTAAAGGATGTTTATAGTATTCAGCGGAGCATAACAAATTCTAAAGTAGATTTAGTTCAACTACTGCTAAAAGAATATGGGATAAAATCAGGTGTGGTAATAGGAGATAGAGCTTCTGATATTGAAGCAGCTACCAATAATGATTTATTATCAATTGGTTGTACATTTGGTTTCGGTAATGAGACTGAATTAGAAGGGGCAAACTATCTTATTAATGAATTAAATGAAGTAAACGGTATTTTAGATGGCGTTATTCATAGATCATATGTCAAATGATTATGTCTATAATTGATAATAGAGAAAGAATCGTTTTCTCTTGCATTACAAGTGAAAAGCATGTATAATTCGATTAATCATTTAAAAAATTAATAGCGATAAACTTCTTATCCAGAGTGGCAGAGGGACTGGCCCTATGATGCCCGGCAACCATCAAACTAAGTTTGAACGGTGCTAATTCCTGCGAGGTGTTAAACCTTGATAGATGAGAGGACGTATGGAAATACGAAACCTCTCTTGCTTAAAGAGAGGTTTTTTGTATAAGAAGAAGTCTTATCGCTCTAAAAAGGAGCGAGATTAATGGAAAAAGCAGTATTTGGTGCAGGATGTTTTTGGGGAGTAGAAGCATTTTTTGAAAAAGTTCGTGGTGTAGAAGCAACGAGAGTTGGATATTCAGGAGGAACACTTGCTAATCCAACTTATGAGCAAGTGAAAGCAGGAGATACGAGTCATGCTGAGGTTGTAGAGGTATTATTTGACCCTTGGAAAGTTTCTTATGATGAATTGTTAGATGTTTTCTTTGATTGCCATGACCCGACAACAAAAAATAGACAGGGAATAGATATTGGCTCACAATATCGTTCAGTTATATTTTTTCAAAATGTAAAACAACTCGAAGCAGCAAAAGCAAAAAAAGAGAAACTAGATCAAAGTGGAAAATTAAAGAATTCAATTGTTACTGAAATAACCCCAGCTAAAGAGTTCTATGAAGCTGAAGAATATCATCAGAAATATTTCCAGAAAAATGGAACGCTTTCTTGTGGTATATCATAAATTCAATCTATTATGAGTAGAAAGATTTACTATTAATAATCTATAAATTAATTATGTGAGTATGCTCAATCTTTTATTTTTTTAAAAAGATTGAGTTTTTTTATTAATAACACAAATAATTAGAATTTATTAGAGAATTATGTAAATTTATAGTGTAAGAATAGTATAATAAAAGAAGGACTATTGTCACGTGTAAATGCATGTGTACTTTTCTAGTGACTTAAAAAACAACATGAGATCGAATAATTAACTAGTATGTATTAACTCGTGTAACATCATTTTCATCTATAAAAAAATACGATAAATGAAAGCGTAGTAAAAATGTAATAACCTCAGTCAACTATTGTAACTGGAAAAGTTATATAAATGAAATACTAATTGAAGGGAGGACGTTCTTTGGAAATAAACTCAAACGCCAAGTCCCTTGTTGATAAAAATATGAAAAGACTCCTTAATCTCTCGGATCACGCATTTTTTATTTTTGATTCACATTGCCATATACAATTTGCTAACGAAGTAGCAGAAGATTTGTTTCGGTTTGTGAATGTAATCCCGCCTACCCAAGTAATAGATAATTTGTTTAATAGTAAATGGAGAGATGTACTTTATAAACAAGTCGAGACAGTCAAACACACGACAGATACTATTACTTTTGAAACGAATTTGTATGGGGTGAATGCAACTGAGAAAAGGGTTGTATGGACAATTGAGTACGATAATAAGGATAAGTTAATCTATGCAATTGTAAAAGAAGTTCCGTCGATATCAGATAAGTATGGAGAACTATTGATTCATAATAAGGATGCAACTGAGATTTTGGGGATAGATGGTAAAGTTATTAAAGTGAATGAAGAGTTTGAAAAGGTATATGGATGGATGGCACAAGAAGTCGTTGGTAAGGAAATATCCCTTGAGTCTGAAGAGAAGGTAGGAGGCTTCAAAGGATTAATTAAAAATGTAATGCATGGTGATGAATTAATAAATTATTCAACTAGAAGAAAGAAAAGTAATGGTTCTGTTATTTTCATTAACCTAACTATATCCACTATTTGTGATAACTCAGGACAAGTAGAAGCATTTATTGTCACAACAAGAGATATAACAGAACAAAAGGCAATTGAACAAAAATTAAATGAGCAATCAAAATTATTCAAGCAAACAGATTTTCGATTAGGAGAAATTGTTGAAAGTATCGTAGATGGTTTCTTTGCAGTAGATAAAAATTGGAATTTTATTTATGTGAATCACCGTTTAGAAGAAATTTGGGGAGTAGATAGAGAGGAATTGCTCGATAATAATGTGTGGGAAGTATTTCCATCTGTATTAGGTACAGTATGTGAATCAGAGTATCGGAAATCAATGGAGGATGGAGAATCTGTACGCTTCCAAATTTTCTATGACGTACTAGAGAAATATGTGGAAATTAGAACATTTCCTTTTACAGAAGGCATGGTTGTATATATTCGAAATATTGATGAGCAGTATAAAATGCTTGAAAAATTTAAAAAAAGCGAAGAATATATCAATCAAATTACCGAGAATACAAAAGAAGTTTTTGTTATTCATCGTTCTGATTATTCTAAAATTTTCTACTTAAGCGCAGCATTTGAGAAAGTTTGGGGAATTTCAAGAAAAGCTCTACTGGAATATCCAATGGAAAACTATATACAGGCAACTCATCCAGATGACCGAGCGCTTGTTATTAATTTTGGTAAAACAGATATTAAGACATACGCTGAGGTAGAACATCGGTTTTATCATAAGGATATGGGAATACGTTGGATTAGGTGGAGACGTTATCCTGCTTTCAAAGATGTAGATGGTATTGATCGAACAATTAGTATCTATGAAGATGTTACGGAAATAAAAGAGAAAGATTTGTTGTTAAGAAAATGGGATAAACTAGGATTAGTAGGTGAGTTGTCAGCAAGTATTGCCCATGAAATCAGAAACCCTGTTACTGCTATTAAAGGATTTATTCAGCTTATGAAGGATAACGATGGAGTAAGATATACAGAAGTCATTCTTTCTGAATTGCGTAATATAGAGAAGAGTATGAATGAACTTCTCGTTCTAGCAAAACCTCATCAAGAATTAAAATTCAATGAAGCAGACTTACATACGGTTATAGAAGAGGTTTTTACTTTAATGGTTCCAGTTGCTGCACACCACCACGTTCAGATAAAACAATCATTTGAAGCGAAACATTCATGTGTTACTTGTGAGGTCGTTCAATTAAAACAAGTATTCATAAATGTGATTAAAAACGCAATAGAAGCAATGTACGGTAGTGGGCAAGTGGTTATTCAAACCATTAATAAAGATGAAAAATTCATATCTGTTTTTGTCAAAGATGAAGGAATAGGAATTTCAAAAGAGCGTTTGCTTAAACTTGGTGAACCATACTTTTCAAATAAGGAGAAGGGAATAGGGCTTGGTCTTATGATAAGTTATAAGATTATTGAAAACCATCAAGGGGAAATCTTTATACGAAGTGAATTGGGAAAAGGAACAGAAGTTGAGATCAGGTTGCCAGTTCATGAAGTGATTTCTCTGCCATGTGAAAATTGATAATTTTAGAGATAAAATAATAAAGGTAGTTCAAGAATTTCGAGGAAGTAGCTTTTAATTATTTGAATTTCCTTGTCAATTCGTTCTGATGTTAGGTAAATTTTGTCCTATTTTTTGGAACACGAACTAATAAAAGAGAATAGACTTGCTAAATATAGATGTGACCCGTATAATAAGTGGAGCACAATATTTAGTTGTTAATTTAAAATAATTATACTATATTTAGTGATAAACTGATAGATTAGGTGTCTGATTGTAGACTTAATAGGGAATCTGGTGTAAATCCAGAGCTGTCCCCGCAACTGTAAATGCTGACGAAATAAGCATTGTACCACTGTCTTATATAGACGGGAAGGGCTTAAAGTAGAGTGAAGCATAAGTCAGGAGACCTGCCTGTTCTATAACGTATTATCTTCTTCGGGAGCTGGGAAGATTTGACGATAGTAGCACGCATGTTAAGTCTTTAGCTTGCCAATCTACCATTGTTTCTTTCCCATCCTCATACAGAGTGATGGTTTTTTTATTACCTAATCTTCCTCTGTAATATTTTAATCTAGGAGGATTTTTTTATGTCTAAAATTATTAATGAACGAAATGTATCGTTACCCTCTTCAGTTAGTGCAGAGCAAGTGAATGCATTTATTGAAGCGTTATCCGATAGATTTCCAAATTTGAATTTCAATGAATTTCAAGAAAAGATAATGCAATCCATTCAATTGAAGGATTCTCTCTCTCAAGAGCAGTTTGCGAAGTTATGTATTTTATCGGCAGAAGAAAGAATTTGTAGTGAAGAGCCCGAATGGAGTTTCGTTGCAGGCCAAATATTTGTTGAAAGATTATATGAACGTGCGGCTCAATCAAGAGGATATGAAAAGAAAGAAAAGTATGGATCATTTGAACAGCTTATACAATTATTAATTGAGATGAAGATTTATAACCCAGAATTGCTAGAGAAATATTCAAGTGATGAGCTAATCTACTTAGAAAGTCTCATCGTTCCTAAACGAGATCAATTATTTACATATATAGGTATTGTTACGTTGGCTGAGCGTTATCTTGCTAAATCACATACTGGAAATGTATATGAATTACCTCAAGAGAGATTCATGATTATTGCGATGACATTAATGATGAATGAGCCTAAAAGTAAAAGAATGCAATTGGTGGAAGAGGCATATTGGGCTTTATCAAATCTCTATATGACAGTTGCTACTCCTACGCTTGCGAATGCAGGAAAGAGTTATGGACAATTATCAAGTTGTTTCATTGACACGGTCGAAGATAGTTTGCGAAGCATTTATGACTCTAATACAGATATCGCAACTTTAAGTAAAAATGGTGGAGGTCTTGGCGTTTACTTAGGGAAAATCCGTAGTCGTGGGAGTGATATTAAAGGATTCAAAGGAATAAGCGGAGGCGTCATCCCATGGATGAAACAGTTAAATAATACAGCAGTTTCTGTCGATCAACTGGGACAAAGACAAGGAGCAATTGCAGTTTACTTGGACGTGTGGCATAAAGATATTTTTTCTTTCCTTGATACACGTTTGAATAATGGGGATGAGCGTCAACGAACACACGATTTATTTACAGGTGTATCCATTCCTGATCTATTCATGGAGCAAGTAGAAACTAGAGGAGATTGGTATTTGTTTGACCCTCATGAAGTTCAAAATGTAATGGGCTTTTCATTAGAAGATTTTTATGATGAGCAGCAAGGAGACGGTACATTTCGAAAGCATTACTGGCAATGTGTTGATCATCCACTATTATCAAAAGAGAAAATACCAGCAATTGAGATTTTGAAATCGATTATGATTTCCCAACTTGAGACAGGTACGCCTTTTATGTTTTATCGTGATGTAGTGAATCGTTTAAATCCAAATAAGCATAAAGGCATGATATATTGCAGTAACCTTTGTACAGAAATCACTCAGAATATGAGCCCGACGGTAATTGAAGAGGAGAAGACTGTTGATGGAAAGATAATTACAGTTAAGTCACCTGGAGACTTCGTTGTATGTAACTTATCTTCAATCTCGTTAGCACGTACAATTATGGACGGTGTATTAGATCGTTTAATTTCTATCCAAGTCAGAATGCTTGATAATGTCATTGACCTGAACCAAGTTCCTGTTCCACAAGCTCAATTAACGAATCAAGCCTATCGAGGAATTGGTCTAGGTACGTTTGGATGGCAACATTTATTGGCGCTTAAAGGGATAACGTGGGAGAGTGAAGAGGCAGTTCAGTATTGTGATGATTTATATGAAGAAATTGCCTATTTAACGATTAAGGCGAGTAACAAGCTTGCTGAGGAAAAAAGACCATATCCTCATTTTGAAGGATCTGAGTGGGCAAGTGGGGTTTATTTTGAACGTAAACAGTACAATTCATTGCAATGGCAGCAATTAAGAAAAGAAGTACAAGAAAATGGTATTCGCAACGGATATTTAATGGCTGTTGCTCCAAATTCTTCGACTTCACTTATTGCCGGTTCAACAGCAAGTATTGATCCGATTTTTAGAAAAGAATATTCAGAGGAAAAGAAAGATTATAAAATTCCAGTGACAGCGCCTGATCTCTCGCCGAAAACGACATGGTATTACAAGACGGCATATCTTATTGACCAACATTGGAGCATTAGGCAGAATGCAAAGCGTCAACATCATATTGATCAATCAATTTCTTTTAACTTTTATGTGCGAAATGACATCAAGGCAAAGGAATTATTAGATTTGCACTTAGATGCATGGAAATCAGGTCTTAAGACGACTTATTATGTTCGCTCAACATCAAGTGCTGAATTAATTGATTGTGATAGTTGTCATAGTTAATCCACTCAGCAAAAAAGTTGTTTATTGATGTCTAGCAAAAGGAAGTTTAAGAGGAGGTTCATCTGTTTCTTATTTAATATACCGACTCAAGAACAATTTCCAATAATGCTAGAAGTTAAATGGTTTTGGATATTATATTCTCTTATCTTTTTATGAAAGGATTCAATTTGTGATGACTACTATTCAAAAAAGAATGTTAATTGATACAGAAGCACCTAATCGTTCAACAGGAATTATAAATGGACAAAGTTCAAATATATTAAATTGGGATGATGTGCGTTTTTCATGGGCATACCCAAAGTATAAAACGATGCTAGCTAATTTTTGGACACCTTTTGAAATTAATATGTCTAAAGATATTAAGCAATTTGCAAACTTATCAGAAGAAGAAAAAGAGGCATTTCTAAAAATTATAGGTTTGCTCGCACTGCTGGACAGTATACAAACAGATTATGCAGGTAAAGTGGCAGATTATTTAACGGATTCGAGCTTAAATGCATTAATGATAATTCTTGCTCAACAAGAAGTGATTCATAATCATTCATATAGTTATGTACTTTCGAGTATTGTAAATAAGAAGCAACAGGATGAAGTATTTGAGTATTGGCGAAGTGAGCCAATATTAAGGAAGCGAAACGACTTTATCACAAATGGTTATAAAGGCTTTACTGAGAACCCGACTGTCGAGAACCTATTAAAATCGATTATATTCGATGTTGTACTAGAAGGATTATTCTTCTATTCTGGTTTTGCATTCTTCTACCATTTAGCACGTAATCAGAAGATGGTCGCTACGAGTACAATGATTAATTATATTAATCGTGATGAACAGATCCACGTCGGTTTATTTGAGAAGGTGTTTAAAGAAATTTTACTAGAATATCCTGAATACGATACTGAAGAACTGGGGAAATTTGCAACAGAAACATTTGAACAAGCTGCATATCTAGAAATTGAATGGGGAAATGAGATTCTAGGAAATAAAATAGATGGGTTATTTATGTCAGAAGTAGATTCATATATTAAATTTATGGCAAATAAACGTGCTGAGCAGTTAGGCTTCAAAGCACCGTTTGAGGGTTATCGAACAAATCCTCTACGATGGATTGTTGCCTATCAAGAAGTTGATTTAGGGAAGACAGATTTCTTCGAGCAAAAATCACGTCAATATACAAAAACAACAGACACGAATGGTTTTGATGAGTTGTAAAAAATGCTTGTAAGCTGTATTTTTATTGTTTTTTTACATAGTTGAGGAAGCAATCGAATAATATTGAATGTTTAGAAAAAAACTTGTCAAAGATACTCCTTTATTGGTAAAGTTAACTCAAGCTAATATGAGAAATGGTCGTATAAGAGCGTGTTTAAAAAAGAGGACAGAAAAGAACAAGGCGGCGATGGTTTGAGCACCGGAATGTACGTTTGTAGGGTACATGAGCACCGGAAAAGCAAGCCAACTCAGTTATTCGACAAACACTTTTCTCGGTTTTTTTGAACACCCTCTATAAACAACTTAATAGATGTTAGAAGTTCTCAAGTATGTTAAAAAACTTGAATTAATAGGGAAATCGGTGTGAACCCGATGCAGCCCCCGCTACTGTAAGTGCAGATGAAATTGTAATGTCCACTGATACATTTCGTATTGGGAAGGAGCAAGAGTAAAGTGAAGCACAAGCCAGGAGACCTGCTTTTAACTGATGTAACTCATTCTTCGGTGGGAAGACATGTGTATGATAATAAGGAATTATAACCAGTTTTTTGCTGGGCAAATTCATTACTAGTCAAACACTTAAACCCTTAACTTCCACGGAAGTTAAGGGTTTTTCATTTCCTGAATAAGAATACTATTTTAATAAGATAGGAGAAAACATATGACAACTTGGAATTTGGAAGAAATGAAGCACCATGTTCTCATTTGTAACGGTTCTAGCTGTATGAGAAAAGGTGGAGAAGAAGTGACTCAATCCATTCGCGAAGAAATTACAGCTAATCAATTAGATGTACAAGTTCATACGACACGAACAAGGTGTAATGGCAGGTGTAAAGATGCTTGTGTCGTCATTGTTTATCCTGAAGGAACGTGGTATGAGGGAGTAACACCTGAATTAGGTAAGCAAATTGTACAAGAACATCTAATTGCAAAACAACCGATTGAGCGTTCTATCAGTTATGTGACTAC from Bacillus solimangrovi encodes:
- a CDS encoding thioredoxin family protein translates to MTQLIKTVDEFNEMIASETPIVMKFTADWCPDCKRLDMFIHEVFEQLSEVPFFEIDKDKFPDLTEKYSVMGIPSLLIFKNNEKIAHLHSANAKTPEEVTEFLSPYFAK
- a CDS encoding PAS domain-containing sensor histidine kinase, which translates into the protein MEINSNAKSLVDKNMKRLLNLSDHAFFIFDSHCHIQFANEVAEDLFRFVNVIPPTQVIDNLFNSKWRDVLYKQVETVKHTTDTITFETNLYGVNATEKRVVWTIEYDNKDKLIYAIVKEVPSISDKYGELLIHNKDATEILGIDGKVIKVNEEFEKVYGWMAQEVVGKEISLESEEKVGGFKGLIKNVMHGDELINYSTRRKKSNGSVIFINLTISTICDNSGQVEAFIVTTRDITEQKAIEQKLNEQSKLFKQTDFRLGEIVESIVDGFFAVDKNWNFIYVNHRLEEIWGVDREELLDNNVWEVFPSVLGTVCESEYRKSMEDGESVRFQIFYDVLEKYVEIRTFPFTEGMVVYIRNIDEQYKMLEKFKKSEEYINQITENTKEVFVIHRSDYSKIFYLSAAFEKVWGISRKALLEYPMENYIQATHPDDRALVINFGKTDIKTYAEVEHRFYHKDMGIRWIRWRRYPAFKDVDGIDRTISIYEDVTEIKEKDLLLRKWDKLGLVGELSASIAHEIRNPVTAIKGFIQLMKDNDGVRYTEVILSELRNIEKSMNELLVLAKPHQELKFNEADLHTVIEEVFTLMVPVAAHHHVQIKQSFEAKHSCVTCEVVQLKQVFINVIKNAIEAMYGSGQVVIQTINKDEKFISVFVKDEGIGISKERLLKLGEPYFSNKEKGIGLGLMISYKIIENHQGEIFIRSELGKGTEVEIRLPVHEVISLPCEN
- a CDS encoding (2Fe-2S) ferredoxin domain-containing protein, whose amino-acid sequence is MTTWNLEEMKHHVLICNGSSCMRKGGEEVTQSIREEITANQLDVQVHTTRTRCNGRCKDACVVIVYPEGTWYEGVTPELGKQIVQEHLIAKQPIERSISYVTTTEGMQLKNNRPIGINKDSSSK
- a CDS encoding ribonucleoside-diphosphate reductase subunit alpha, which translates into the protein MSKIINERNVSLPSSVSAEQVNAFIEALSDRFPNLNFNEFQEKIMQSIQLKDSLSQEQFAKLCILSAEERICSEEPEWSFVAGQIFVERLYERAAQSRGYEKKEKYGSFEQLIQLLIEMKIYNPELLEKYSSDELIYLESLIVPKRDQLFTYIGIVTLAERYLAKSHTGNVYELPQERFMIIAMTLMMNEPKSKRMQLVEEAYWALSNLYMTVATPTLANAGKSYGQLSSCFIDTVEDSLRSIYDSNTDIATLSKNGGGLGVYLGKIRSRGSDIKGFKGISGGVIPWMKQLNNTAVSVDQLGQRQGAIAVYLDVWHKDIFSFLDTRLNNGDERQRTHDLFTGVSIPDLFMEQVETRGDWYLFDPHEVQNVMGFSLEDFYDEQQGDGTFRKHYWQCVDHPLLSKEKIPAIEILKSIMISQLETGTPFMFYRDVVNRLNPNKHKGMIYCSNLCTEITQNMSPTVIEEEKTVDGKIITVKSPGDFVVCNLSSISLARTIMDGVLDRLISIQVRMLDNVIDLNQVPVPQAQLTNQAYRGIGLGTFGWQHLLALKGITWESEEAVQYCDDLYEEIAYLTIKASNKLAEEKRPYPHFEGSEWASGVYFERKQYNSLQWQQLRKEVQENGIRNGYLMAVAPNSSTSLIAGSTASIDPIFRKEYSEEKKDYKIPVTAPDLSPKTTWYYKTAYLIDQHWSIRQNAKRQHHIDQSISFNFYVRNDIKAKELLDLHLDAWKSGLKTTYYVRSTSSAELIDCDSCHS
- a CDS encoding HAD-IA family hydrolase, producing MADRKFVAIFDIDGTLFQTNKVLEASLEKTFELLRKEGEWNEATPLEMYKEIMGVPLPVVWETLLAGKAQAIHKKADTLFLSFIIEEIRSGNGELYPGAVELLKSLKAKNIPVFIASNGLEAYLKEIVDYFQLEKYLKDVYSIQRSITNSKVDLVQLLLKEYGIKSGVVIGDRASDIEAATNNDLLSIGCTFGFGNETELEGANYLINELNEVNGILDGVIHRSYVK
- a CDS encoding SDR family NAD(P)-dependent oxidoreductase, with product MKRTALITGATSGLGYEFVKLFAKDEFDLVLVARNEKKMEEIKQSLPNNKVTIIKKDLSLPNAAKEVFESIQREEIQIDILINNAGFGLLGSFEDLDIHQQTEMINLNITALTELTHYFLPQLKKSNSAKILNVASTAAFQPGPSMAVYFATKAYVLSFSEAIAEEVKEHNITVTTLCPGPTNTNFGAVANSSNAKMFDQAMTAEAVATQGYNALFGGKGVTITGFVNKMGVLGAKFVPRRLAMKIAKNVMKEN
- the msrA gene encoding peptide-methionine (S)-S-oxide reductase MsrA, which encodes MEKAVFGAGCFWGVEAFFEKVRGVEATRVGYSGGTLANPTYEQVKAGDTSHAEVVEVLFDPWKVSYDELLDVFFDCHDPTTKNRQGIDIGSQYRSVIFFQNVKQLEAAKAKKEKLDQSGKLKNSIVTEITPAKEFYEAEEYHQKYFQKNGTLSCGIS
- a CDS encoding ribonucleotide-diphosphate reductase subunit beta, with amino-acid sequence MTTIQKRMLIDTEAPNRSTGIINGQSSNILNWDDVRFSWAYPKYKTMLANFWTPFEINMSKDIKQFANLSEEEKEAFLKIIGLLALLDSIQTDYAGKVADYLTDSSLNALMIILAQQEVIHNHSYSYVLSSIVNKKQQDEVFEYWRSEPILRKRNDFITNGYKGFTENPTVENLLKSIIFDVVLEGLFFYSGFAFFYHLARNQKMVATSTMINYINRDEQIHVGLFEKVFKEILLEYPEYDTEELGKFATETFEQAAYLEIEWGNEILGNKIDGLFMSEVDSYIKFMANKRAEQLGFKAPFEGYRTNPLRWIVAYQEVDLGKTDFFEQKSRQYTKTTDTNGFDEL